One genomic window of Micropterus dolomieu isolate WLL.071019.BEF.003 ecotype Adirondacks linkage group LG14, ASM2129224v1, whole genome shotgun sequence includes the following:
- the aatkb gene encoding serine/threonine-protein kinase LMTK1 isoform X1: MKMKMLVLLATMSSAVFSPGFALSSHFSSDGAPLSDLSWSSSLAVVAISFSGLFTFVFLMLACLCCKKGKIGFKEFKNVDGEEYHADMSTLASPASQGSPDVYILPLTEVSLPVAKQPARSVQLVKSIDLSRHSLLYLKEIGNGWFGKVLLGEVNTGLNTTQVVVKELKTSASVQDQMHFLEEAQPYRALQHHAVMQCLAQCTEVTPYLLVMEFCPLGDVKGYLRSCRTAETMTPEPLILQRMACDIASGLLHMHKHNFTHSDLALRNCLLTANVSVKIGDYGLSHTKYKDDYYVTSDQMYVPLRWIAPELVDEVHGNLLVADQTQQSNMWSLGVTIWELFELGNQPYRHYSDRQVLTYAVREQQLRLPKPLLNVPLAERWYEVMQFCWLQPDQRPNAEEVHLLLSYLCAKGASEVEEDFERRWNSLRPNTGFNSHFGPPAMSRDNPSSTSSSFPLLEQFSAGDGYHSESGDDILTVTETSHGLNFEYKWEQARADQSYRASDSSSTLGQVNHHCQEAFYPPGGIVGGCPMESLSHGVSPSYYQPKHLHAPGILPVLSAHSPSVSSEFYIRIEEPVDCNIDPDYTMCSYSPDYQGSSGSFLTGSADSGECMACPSQAKNMGPYWSADIHKSDMYDSNDSSPAISLTMEPLLGQVLDSSPLRPWESSHYVSYKDRDGGYYYEHSPPLGIDHYLIGGESSSEHHRESWGSRSLRQALGELENPLGISPSVTSPPQQAYRDSYLDASQTSILGKNVTGGYYDMMGSLRKTMPSHTRHNNHSVTINMETERALFIGHRDSDSEEEEEDIFVERHTCNTWPSKHRHSSVGHHRRASHSCRQDAYVDFHYTMPSTDIEDSWPEEHSLAFHSLPKPIDYLEPHQAKDNSACLNLSKHHAVVPSDNCNAYIYMCHEGETQVPASGECCHSHFVDPLTGLLVRNNSYSHSYSHSNYISDKGNDIPSNEEMINLSPAPGGPIVVKPALIKTEDSREQYVDLTFDDALFKEKREDVIKENPIMQKPTEPKIEEVTLVTMTKTTPPPADNMHVMVGLTDPPSELSHTGDSGVDRGGSSVSLADILDCSDDDEDEDITDDITDVTSGIFADESGELNASPAFKSLQKQVGTPDSMDSMDLPSAAGSCEGFSPASSHPSSSPKAMDSGYDTENNESPEFVPKEPHEAREQPLAKPTLDTSLEEDKVLEEHVVEAKEVHTEGEPTLGEDLVLGASHTGDHILLPLSDKTPYRDSAYFSDYENERQSRDEGEELSELVRGEENVEKEEDMEEKKGEKRKTEEEEELKNTVASKGIKLDMKHILARGTDSSTPPEMEACLTDECGQDEEFGLPLEPCDTASIAEGGLDEWPSQEESSSLGDWAAEVVGAMEEALGALNGDCTSNVKVEEEEAEDMKNSVQDVDTTEEPAIKTIQHRPSGISGEIPHTLPKDEVALQHTANTRRFSSSSPPPPSTPPPLLPATEGRGSSADGEEADEEDGDTDDSDESDEELRIYSVQEQSGGEESEDECHIVPIVVSDNSEAHKLRSLLKMPTLLTTENLEEELERKKKTVSFYDDVTVYLFDQESPTKELAEHGFPLGAEGQSSQSKSQQRVNASDDSSDGNISEESAGYEWEDDFSLLPLPTSSAASDSLSPRSIPKGPDPKPAVQYSRFTVSPSNVSRFSITHISDSDMDSAGGSSEDGDKE, translated from the exons ATGGCGCTCCGCTGAGTGACTTGTCTTGGTCGTCGTCCCTGGCTGTGGTGGCCATCTCCTTCTCGGGTCTGTTCACCTTCGTCTTCCTCATGCTGGCCTGCCTCTGCTGCAAGAAGGGCAAAATCGGCTTCAAG GAATTCAAGAATGTGGACGGGGAGGAGtaccatgcagatatgtccacCTTGGCCTCGCCAGCGTCCCAGGGCAGCCCGGACGTCTACATCCTGCCACTCACTGAGGTGTCCCTGCCGGTAGCAAAGCAACCTGCTCGATCAG TCCAACTCGTGAAATCCATAGATCTCAGCCGCCACAGTCTTCTCTACCTGAAAGAGATCGGCAATGGCTGGTTTGGGAAG GTTCTGCTGGGGGAGGTGAACACAGGCCTAAATACCACCCAAGTTGTGGTTAAGGAACTCAAAACCAGCGCCAGTGTGCAGGACCAGATGCACTTCCTAGAGGAAGCACAGCCTTACCG TGCCCTCCAGCACCATGCTGTGATGCAATGTTTGGCTCAGTGCACTGAGGTCACTCCGTACCTGCTGGTGATGGAGTTTTGCCCACTG GGGGATGTCAAAGGTTACCTCCGAAGCTGCAGGACTGCAGAAACCATGACCCCAGAGCCGTTGATTCTTCAACGGATGGCCTGTGACATCGCCTCAGGACTcttgcacatgcacaaacacaactttacaCACAG CGACTTGGCCTTGAGGAACTGCTTGTTGACTGCTAATGTCTCAGTGAAGATTGGGGATTATGGTCTGTCCCACACCAAGTACAAG GATGATTACTACGTGACATCGGATCAGATGTACGTGCCGCTGCGTTGGATCGCTCCAGAGCTGGTGGATGAGGTGCATGGAAACCTGCTGGTGGCTGACCAGACCCAACAGAGCAACATGTG GTCTCTGGGTGTGACTATCTGGGAGCTGTTTGAGCTGGGCAACCAGCCTTACAGACACTACTCTGACAGACAAGTACTGACCTACGCTGTGAGGGAACAGCAGCTGCGACTGCCCAAACCGCTGCTCAATGTGCCCCTGGCTGAGCGCTG GTATGAGGTGATGCAGTTCTGCTGGCTCCAGCCTGATCAAAGACCCAATGCAGAGGAAGTGCACTTGCTGCTTAGTTACCTGTGTGCCAAGGGGGCCAGCGAGGTTGAAGAGGACTTTGAGAGGCGATGGAACTCCTTGCGTCCTAATACTGGATTCAACAGCCATTTTGGTCCCCCTGCAATGTCGCGAGACAACCCCTCATCAACCTCCTCCTCATTCCCTCTTCTTGAGCAATTTTCAGCTGGTGATGGCTACCATTCAGAGTCTGGGGATGATATACTGACAGTCACTGAGACCAGCCATGGCCTGAACTTTGAGTACAAGTGGGAGCAAGCCAGGGCAGACCAGTCATATAGAGCCTCGGACTCCTCTAGTACCCTGGGTCAAGTCAACCATCATTGTCAGGAAGCATTTTACCCACCTGGGGGTATCGTGGGAGGGTGCCCCATGGAGAGTCTGAGCCATGGAGTTTCTCCATCTTACTACCAACCAAAACATCTACATGCTCCCGGCATACTTCCTGTCCTCAGTGCCCATAGCCCTTCAGTAAGCAGTGAATTCTACATCCGCATTGAAGAGCCAGTGGACTGTAACATTGATCCAGACTATACCATGTGCTCCTACAGCCCAGACTACCAGGGCAGCAGTGGGAGCTTTCTGACTGGGAGTGCTGACTCAGGTGAGTGCATGGCCTGTCCGTCACAGGCTAAAAACATGGGTCCCTATTGGTCAGCAGACATCCATAAGTCAGATATGTATGACTCGAATGACTCAAGTCCTGCTATCTCCCTGACAATGGAGCCCCTTTTAGGGCAAGTGTTGGACAGCAGCCCACTACGACCTTGGGAGTCTAGTCACTATGTGTCCTATAAAGACAGAGATGGGGGTTACTACTATGAGCACTCGCCCCCTTTGGGAATAGATCACTATTTGATTGGAGGTGAGTCCTCCAGTGAGCATCATCGGGAAAGCTGGGGGTCAAGGAGCCTGCGTCAGGCCTTGGGTGAGTTGGAGAACCCTCTAGGTATATCTCCCTCTGTAACTAGTCCGCCTCAACAGGCCTACAGAGATTCATACTTGGATGCAAGTCAGACTTCCATCCTAGGAAAAAACGTGACAGGGGGCTACTATGACATGATGGGCTCCCTGAGGAAGACGATGCCCAGTCACACCAGGCACAACAACCACTCTGTCACTATTAacatggagacagagagggcaCTTTTCATCGGGCACAGAGACAGTGAttcagaggaggaagaagaggacatATTTGTTGAGAGACACACCTGCAACACCTGGCCTTCAAAACACCGCCATAGCAGTGTGGGTCACCACAGACGGGCCAGCCACAGCTGCCGACAGGATGCTTATGTAGATTTCCACTACACAATGCCAAGTACAGACATTGAAGACTCCTGGCCAGAGGAGCATAGCCTGGCCTTCCACTCTCTACCCAAACCCATTGACTATCTTGAGCCCCACCAGGCCAAAGATAACAGTGCCTGCCTTAATCTGAGTAAACATCACGCAGTGGTGCCCTCAGACAACTGTAATGCCTACATCTACATGTGCCATGAGGGCGAGACTCAGGTGCCGGCATCTGGAGAGTGCTGCCACTCGCACTTTGTTGACCCGCTCACAGGCTTGCTAGTCAGAAACAACAGCTATAGTCACAGCTACAGTCACAGCAACTACATCAGTGATAAGGGCAATGATATCCCAAGCAATGAGGAAATGATTAATCTATCACCTGCTCCAGGGGGTCCTATTGTGGTCAAACCTGCCTTGATAAAGACTGAGGACAGTAGAGAGCAGTATGTTGACCTTACATTTGATGATGCACTATTcaaagagaagagggaggatGTAATCAAAGAAAATCCAATCATGCAAAAACCGACAGAGCCTAAAATAGAAGAGGTGACCCTGGTGACAATGACTAAAACAACTCCGCCTCCTGCTGACAACATGCATGTGATGGTGGGCCTCACAGATCCGCCGTCAGAGTTAAGTCACACTGGCGATAGCGGCGTTGACCGAGGAGGCTCCAGTGTGAGCCTTGCTGACATCCTCGACTGCAGTGATGATGACGAGGACGAGGACATCACAGATGACATCACTGACGTTACCTCAGGCATCTTCGCTGACGAGTCTGGTGAGCTGAATGCTTCTCCTGCCTTCAAGTCACTACAGAAGCAGGTAGGAACTCCTGATTCCATGGATTCCATGGATCTGCCATCTGCAGCTGGGTCTTGTGAAGGCTTCAGCCCTGCGTCCTCCCACCCTTCCAGCTCACCTAAAGCTATGGACAGTGGCTATGACACAGAAAATAATGAGAGCCCTGAGTTCGTACCCAAAGAGCCTCATGAGGCCCGTGAACAACCTCTGGCAAAGCCTACCCTTGATACGAGCCTGGAGGAGGACAAGGTGCTGGAGGAGCATGTAGTTGAGGCTAAAGAAGTGCATACAGAGGGTGAACCAACATTGGGTGAAGATCTGGTCTTAGGAGCTTCACATACAGGTGACCACATCCTTTTACCACTGAGTGATAAGACCCCATACAGAGACTCTGCCTACTTTTCAGATTATGAGAATGAAAGGCAGTCTAGGGATGAAGGGGAAGAACTGTCAGAGTTAGTAAGAGGtgaagaaaatgttgaaaaggaAGAGGACATGGAAGAAAAGAAGGGTGAGAAAAGGAAgactgaagaggaagaagaactaAAGAACACTGTAGCAAGCAAAGGCATAAAACTTGATATGAAACACATATTAGCAAGAGGAACAGACTCCTCTACTCCACCAGAGATGGAGGCATGCTTGACAGACGAGTGTGGCCAGGATGAGGAATTTGGATTACCTCTGGAGCCCTGTGACACTGCCTCTATAGCAGAGGGTGGGCTGGACGAGTGGCCATCACAGGAAGAGAGCTCATCCCTAGGAGACTGGGCAGCAGAGGTGGTGGGGGCCATGGAAGAAGCCCTTGGTGCACTGAATGGAGATTGTACCTCCAATGTtaaggtagaggaggaggaagcagaaGACATGAAAAACTCTGTTCAAGATGTAGATACAACAGAAGAGCCAGCTATCAAGACAATTCAACACAGGCCATCAGGCATATCTGGTGAAATCCCGCACACTTTACCCAAAGACGAGGTGGCCTTGCAGCACACTGCAAACACCAGACggttttcctcttcctctcctccacctccatccacccctccccctctgctcccTGCGACAGAGGGCCGAGGGTCTTCGGCTGATGGGGAAGAGGCCGATGAGGAGGACGGTGACACTGATGACAGCGACGAGTCGGATGAGGAGCTGCGAATCTACAGTGTGCAGGAACAGAGTGGAGGGGAGGAAAGCGAAGACGAGTGCCACATTGTGCCCATTGTGGTGAGCGACAACAGCGAAGCCCACAAATTGCGCAGCCTCCTTAAGATGCCCACCCTGCTTACAACAGAGAACCTAGAAGAGGAGCTTGAACGCAAGAAGAAGACGGTGTCTTTTTATGACGATGTCACTGTCTATCTGTTCGATCAG GAAAGCCCAACTAAGGAGCTGGCTGAGCACGGTTTCCCTTTAGGAGCAGAAGGTCAGAGTTCACAGAGCAAATCCCAACAAAGGGTTAATGCCTCAGATGATTCTTCAGATGGAAACATCTCAGAGGAGA GTGCAGGGTATGAGTGGGAGGACGACTTCTCCCTGCTCCCTCTACCAACATCCTCAGCGGCATCTGACTCCCTTTCCCCACGCTCCATCCCTAAAGGTCCGGACCCCAAACCAGCTGTACAGTACTCCCGCTTCACTGTCTCCCCCTCCAACGTGTCCCGTTTCTCCATCACTCACATCTCGGACTCTGATATGGACTCAGCAGGAG GAAGCAGCGAGGATGGGGACAAAGAGTAA
- the aatkb gene encoding serine/threonine-protein kinase LMTK1 isoform X2: MSTLASPASQGSPDVYILPLTEVSLPVAKQPARSVQLVKSIDLSRHSLLYLKEIGNGWFGKVLLGEVNTGLNTTQVVVKELKTSASVQDQMHFLEEAQPYRALQHHAVMQCLAQCTEVTPYLLVMEFCPLGDVKGYLRSCRTAETMTPEPLILQRMACDIASGLLHMHKHNFTHSDLALRNCLLTANVSVKIGDYGLSHTKYKDDYYVTSDQMYVPLRWIAPELVDEVHGNLLVADQTQQSNMWSLGVTIWELFELGNQPYRHYSDRQVLTYAVREQQLRLPKPLLNVPLAERWYEVMQFCWLQPDQRPNAEEVHLLLSYLCAKGASEVEEDFERRWNSLRPNTGFNSHFGPPAMSRDNPSSTSSSFPLLEQFSAGDGYHSESGDDILTVTETSHGLNFEYKWEQARADQSYRASDSSSTLGQVNHHCQEAFYPPGGIVGGCPMESLSHGVSPSYYQPKHLHAPGILPVLSAHSPSVSSEFYIRIEEPVDCNIDPDYTMCSYSPDYQGSSGSFLTGSADSGECMACPSQAKNMGPYWSADIHKSDMYDSNDSSPAISLTMEPLLGQVLDSSPLRPWESSHYVSYKDRDGGYYYEHSPPLGIDHYLIGGESSSEHHRESWGSRSLRQALGELENPLGISPSVTSPPQQAYRDSYLDASQTSILGKNVTGGYYDMMGSLRKTMPSHTRHNNHSVTINMETERALFIGHRDSDSEEEEEDIFVERHTCNTWPSKHRHSSVGHHRRASHSCRQDAYVDFHYTMPSTDIEDSWPEEHSLAFHSLPKPIDYLEPHQAKDNSACLNLSKHHAVVPSDNCNAYIYMCHEGETQVPASGECCHSHFVDPLTGLLVRNNSYSHSYSHSNYISDKGNDIPSNEEMINLSPAPGGPIVVKPALIKTEDSREQYVDLTFDDALFKEKREDVIKENPIMQKPTEPKIEEVTLVTMTKTTPPPADNMHVMVGLTDPPSELSHTGDSGVDRGGSSVSLADILDCSDDDEDEDITDDITDVTSGIFADESGELNASPAFKSLQKQVGTPDSMDSMDLPSAAGSCEGFSPASSHPSSSPKAMDSGYDTENNESPEFVPKEPHEAREQPLAKPTLDTSLEEDKVLEEHVVEAKEVHTEGEPTLGEDLVLGASHTGDHILLPLSDKTPYRDSAYFSDYENERQSRDEGEELSELVRGEENVEKEEDMEEKKGEKRKTEEEEELKNTVASKGIKLDMKHILARGTDSSTPPEMEACLTDECGQDEEFGLPLEPCDTASIAEGGLDEWPSQEESSSLGDWAAEVVGAMEEALGALNGDCTSNVKVEEEEAEDMKNSVQDVDTTEEPAIKTIQHRPSGISGEIPHTLPKDEVALQHTANTRRFSSSSPPPPSTPPPLLPATEGRGSSADGEEADEEDGDTDDSDESDEELRIYSVQEQSGGEESEDECHIVPIVVSDNSEAHKLRSLLKMPTLLTTENLEEELERKKKTVSFYDDVTVYLFDQESPTKELAEHGFPLGAEGQSSQSKSQQRVNASDDSSDGNISEESAGYEWEDDFSLLPLPTSSAASDSLSPRSIPKGPDPKPAVQYSRFTVSPSNVSRFSITHISDSDMDSAGGSSEDGDKE, translated from the exons atgtccacCTTGGCCTCGCCAGCGTCCCAGGGCAGCCCGGACGTCTACATCCTGCCACTCACTGAGGTGTCCCTGCCGGTAGCAAAGCAACCTGCTCGATCAG TCCAACTCGTGAAATCCATAGATCTCAGCCGCCACAGTCTTCTCTACCTGAAAGAGATCGGCAATGGCTGGTTTGGGAAG GTTCTGCTGGGGGAGGTGAACACAGGCCTAAATACCACCCAAGTTGTGGTTAAGGAACTCAAAACCAGCGCCAGTGTGCAGGACCAGATGCACTTCCTAGAGGAAGCACAGCCTTACCG TGCCCTCCAGCACCATGCTGTGATGCAATGTTTGGCTCAGTGCACTGAGGTCACTCCGTACCTGCTGGTGATGGAGTTTTGCCCACTG GGGGATGTCAAAGGTTACCTCCGAAGCTGCAGGACTGCAGAAACCATGACCCCAGAGCCGTTGATTCTTCAACGGATGGCCTGTGACATCGCCTCAGGACTcttgcacatgcacaaacacaactttacaCACAG CGACTTGGCCTTGAGGAACTGCTTGTTGACTGCTAATGTCTCAGTGAAGATTGGGGATTATGGTCTGTCCCACACCAAGTACAAG GATGATTACTACGTGACATCGGATCAGATGTACGTGCCGCTGCGTTGGATCGCTCCAGAGCTGGTGGATGAGGTGCATGGAAACCTGCTGGTGGCTGACCAGACCCAACAGAGCAACATGTG GTCTCTGGGTGTGACTATCTGGGAGCTGTTTGAGCTGGGCAACCAGCCTTACAGACACTACTCTGACAGACAAGTACTGACCTACGCTGTGAGGGAACAGCAGCTGCGACTGCCCAAACCGCTGCTCAATGTGCCCCTGGCTGAGCGCTG GTATGAGGTGATGCAGTTCTGCTGGCTCCAGCCTGATCAAAGACCCAATGCAGAGGAAGTGCACTTGCTGCTTAGTTACCTGTGTGCCAAGGGGGCCAGCGAGGTTGAAGAGGACTTTGAGAGGCGATGGAACTCCTTGCGTCCTAATACTGGATTCAACAGCCATTTTGGTCCCCCTGCAATGTCGCGAGACAACCCCTCATCAACCTCCTCCTCATTCCCTCTTCTTGAGCAATTTTCAGCTGGTGATGGCTACCATTCAGAGTCTGGGGATGATATACTGACAGTCACTGAGACCAGCCATGGCCTGAACTTTGAGTACAAGTGGGAGCAAGCCAGGGCAGACCAGTCATATAGAGCCTCGGACTCCTCTAGTACCCTGGGTCAAGTCAACCATCATTGTCAGGAAGCATTTTACCCACCTGGGGGTATCGTGGGAGGGTGCCCCATGGAGAGTCTGAGCCATGGAGTTTCTCCATCTTACTACCAACCAAAACATCTACATGCTCCCGGCATACTTCCTGTCCTCAGTGCCCATAGCCCTTCAGTAAGCAGTGAATTCTACATCCGCATTGAAGAGCCAGTGGACTGTAACATTGATCCAGACTATACCATGTGCTCCTACAGCCCAGACTACCAGGGCAGCAGTGGGAGCTTTCTGACTGGGAGTGCTGACTCAGGTGAGTGCATGGCCTGTCCGTCACAGGCTAAAAACATGGGTCCCTATTGGTCAGCAGACATCCATAAGTCAGATATGTATGACTCGAATGACTCAAGTCCTGCTATCTCCCTGACAATGGAGCCCCTTTTAGGGCAAGTGTTGGACAGCAGCCCACTACGACCTTGGGAGTCTAGTCACTATGTGTCCTATAAAGACAGAGATGGGGGTTACTACTATGAGCACTCGCCCCCTTTGGGAATAGATCACTATTTGATTGGAGGTGAGTCCTCCAGTGAGCATCATCGGGAAAGCTGGGGGTCAAGGAGCCTGCGTCAGGCCTTGGGTGAGTTGGAGAACCCTCTAGGTATATCTCCCTCTGTAACTAGTCCGCCTCAACAGGCCTACAGAGATTCATACTTGGATGCAAGTCAGACTTCCATCCTAGGAAAAAACGTGACAGGGGGCTACTATGACATGATGGGCTCCCTGAGGAAGACGATGCCCAGTCACACCAGGCACAACAACCACTCTGTCACTATTAacatggagacagagagggcaCTTTTCATCGGGCACAGAGACAGTGAttcagaggaggaagaagaggacatATTTGTTGAGAGACACACCTGCAACACCTGGCCTTCAAAACACCGCCATAGCAGTGTGGGTCACCACAGACGGGCCAGCCACAGCTGCCGACAGGATGCTTATGTAGATTTCCACTACACAATGCCAAGTACAGACATTGAAGACTCCTGGCCAGAGGAGCATAGCCTGGCCTTCCACTCTCTACCCAAACCCATTGACTATCTTGAGCCCCACCAGGCCAAAGATAACAGTGCCTGCCTTAATCTGAGTAAACATCACGCAGTGGTGCCCTCAGACAACTGTAATGCCTACATCTACATGTGCCATGAGGGCGAGACTCAGGTGCCGGCATCTGGAGAGTGCTGCCACTCGCACTTTGTTGACCCGCTCACAGGCTTGCTAGTCAGAAACAACAGCTATAGTCACAGCTACAGTCACAGCAACTACATCAGTGATAAGGGCAATGATATCCCAAGCAATGAGGAAATGATTAATCTATCACCTGCTCCAGGGGGTCCTATTGTGGTCAAACCTGCCTTGATAAAGACTGAGGACAGTAGAGAGCAGTATGTTGACCTTACATTTGATGATGCACTATTcaaagagaagagggaggatGTAATCAAAGAAAATCCAATCATGCAAAAACCGACAGAGCCTAAAATAGAAGAGGTGACCCTGGTGACAATGACTAAAACAACTCCGCCTCCTGCTGACAACATGCATGTGATGGTGGGCCTCACAGATCCGCCGTCAGAGTTAAGTCACACTGGCGATAGCGGCGTTGACCGAGGAGGCTCCAGTGTGAGCCTTGCTGACATCCTCGACTGCAGTGATGATGACGAGGACGAGGACATCACAGATGACATCACTGACGTTACCTCAGGCATCTTCGCTGACGAGTCTGGTGAGCTGAATGCTTCTCCTGCCTTCAAGTCACTACAGAAGCAGGTAGGAACTCCTGATTCCATGGATTCCATGGATCTGCCATCTGCAGCTGGGTCTTGTGAAGGCTTCAGCCCTGCGTCCTCCCACCCTTCCAGCTCACCTAAAGCTATGGACAGTGGCTATGACACAGAAAATAATGAGAGCCCTGAGTTCGTACCCAAAGAGCCTCATGAGGCCCGTGAACAACCTCTGGCAAAGCCTACCCTTGATACGAGCCTGGAGGAGGACAAGGTGCTGGAGGAGCATGTAGTTGAGGCTAAAGAAGTGCATACAGAGGGTGAACCAACATTGGGTGAAGATCTGGTCTTAGGAGCTTCACATACAGGTGACCACATCCTTTTACCACTGAGTGATAAGACCCCATACAGAGACTCTGCCTACTTTTCAGATTATGAGAATGAAAGGCAGTCTAGGGATGAAGGGGAAGAACTGTCAGAGTTAGTAAGAGGtgaagaaaatgttgaaaaggaAGAGGACATGGAAGAAAAGAAGGGTGAGAAAAGGAAgactgaagaggaagaagaactaAAGAACACTGTAGCAAGCAAAGGCATAAAACTTGATATGAAACACATATTAGCAAGAGGAACAGACTCCTCTACTCCACCAGAGATGGAGGCATGCTTGACAGACGAGTGTGGCCAGGATGAGGAATTTGGATTACCTCTGGAGCCCTGTGACACTGCCTCTATAGCAGAGGGTGGGCTGGACGAGTGGCCATCACAGGAAGAGAGCTCATCCCTAGGAGACTGGGCAGCAGAGGTGGTGGGGGCCATGGAAGAAGCCCTTGGTGCACTGAATGGAGATTGTACCTCCAATGTtaaggtagaggaggaggaagcagaaGACATGAAAAACTCTGTTCAAGATGTAGATACAACAGAAGAGCCAGCTATCAAGACAATTCAACACAGGCCATCAGGCATATCTGGTGAAATCCCGCACACTTTACCCAAAGACGAGGTGGCCTTGCAGCACACTGCAAACACCAGACggttttcctcttcctctcctccacctccatccacccctccccctctgctcccTGCGACAGAGGGCCGAGGGTCTTCGGCTGATGGGGAAGAGGCCGATGAGGAGGACGGTGACACTGATGACAGCGACGAGTCGGATGAGGAGCTGCGAATCTACAGTGTGCAGGAACAGAGTGGAGGGGAGGAAAGCGAAGACGAGTGCCACATTGTGCCCATTGTGGTGAGCGACAACAGCGAAGCCCACAAATTGCGCAGCCTCCTTAAGATGCCCACCCTGCTTACAACAGAGAACCTAGAAGAGGAGCTTGAACGCAAGAAGAAGACGGTGTCTTTTTATGACGATGTCACTGTCTATCTGTTCGATCAG GAAAGCCCAACTAAGGAGCTGGCTGAGCACGGTTTCCCTTTAGGAGCAGAAGGTCAGAGTTCACAGAGCAAATCCCAACAAAGGGTTAATGCCTCAGATGATTCTTCAGATGGAAACATCTCAGAGGAGA GTGCAGGGTATGAGTGGGAGGACGACTTCTCCCTGCTCCCTCTACCAACATCCTCAGCGGCATCTGACTCCCTTTCCCCACGCTCCATCCCTAAAGGTCCGGACCCCAAACCAGCTGTACAGTACTCCCGCTTCACTGTCTCCCCCTCCAACGTGTCCCGTTTCTCCATCACTCACATCTCGGACTCTGATATGGACTCAGCAGGAG GAAGCAGCGAGGATGGGGACAAAGAGTAA